Proteins encoded within one genomic window of Thiothrix litoralis:
- a CDS encoding IS4 family transposase, whose product MNWSSSELTDLDLGDKRLETRAAHILNAMLKAPQSSLPKACQSWSSTLATYRFFWNEAVSHDALMASHFEATECRIRQQDSKIILCIQDTTELDFNGQETEGLGRLSYDKQRGMYLHPTLCITPERLPLGITDTWMWSRGLSKAADQANPSIKESRRWIEGYERVAELAARCPGHRLIYTGDRESDFYDLLKRAQALDYPADLLIRAQHNRALGDDLKLWDAIEQQQALTRITFTKPRKQGEKARKVVQEIKVLRYTLRPKSKHPMLLTLVQAKEINPPAGKSPLIWRLVTNRCVETADAACELIDWYRARWEIEMFFDVLKVGCRVEKLQLDTKERIEKALALYIMVAWRIMFLMRLGRTCPELPAELVFDPLEWKVSFRLGKKALPDGIPTLNQVIRNLAELGGFLGRKCDGEPGAKSIWLGYSRVLDCIYGIQMASELGEATVLMLCQACCFPCGFQG is encoded by the coding sequence CAATGCCATGCTGAAAGCGCCCCAATCCAGCCTCCCCAAGGCTTGCCAGAGTTGGTCAAGTACCTTGGCGACGTACCGTTTCTTCTGGAATGAGGCGGTGAGCCATGATGCTTTGATGGCATCCCACTTTGAAGCGACAGAGTGCCGAATCCGTCAACAAGACTCGAAGATTATCCTGTGCATTCAAGACACCACCGAATTGGACTTCAATGGACAGGAAACCGAGGGCTTGGGGCGGTTATCCTACGATAAGCAACGCGGGATGTACCTGCATCCGACCTTGTGTATCACCCCGGAACGCCTGCCGTTGGGCATCACCGATACGTGGATGTGGTCACGGGGCTTGAGCAAAGCCGCCGACCAAGCGAACCCCAGCATCAAAGAAAGCCGTCGCTGGATCGAAGGGTATGAACGGGTAGCCGAACTGGCGGCACGCTGCCCCGGACACCGGCTCATCTATACGGGCGACCGTGAAAGCGACTTTTACGACTTGCTCAAACGGGCACAAGCCTTGGATTACCCGGCTGACCTGCTGATACGGGCGCAACATAACCGTGCCTTAGGAGATGACCTCAAACTGTGGGATGCCATTGAGCAACAACAGGCGTTGACCCGCATCACCTTTACCAAACCGCGCAAGCAGGGTGAAAAAGCCCGCAAAGTGGTACAGGAAATCAAGGTGTTACGTTATACCCTGCGTCCCAAGAGCAAGCACCCGATGCTATTGACCTTGGTTCAAGCCAAAGAAATCAACCCACCCGCCGGAAAATCGCCCCTCATTTGGCGTTTAGTCACCAACCGTTGTGTAGAGACCGCCGATGCCGCTTGTGAACTCATCGACTGGTATCGGGCGCGTTGGGAAATCGAAATGTTTTTTGATGTCCTGAAAGTTGGCTGTCGCGTCGAAAAACTGCAACTGGACACTAAAGAGCGCATCGAAAAAGCCCTCGCGCTCTACATCATGGTGGCCTGGCGGATTATGTTTCTGATGCGGTTGGGGCGTACCTGCCCAGAACTTCCGGCTGAGCTGGTGTTTGACCCGCTGGAATGGAAAGTATCCTTCCGGCTCGGCAAAAAAGCACTGCCCGATGGCATACCTACCCTCAATCAAGTGATCCGCAATCTGGCAGAACTGGGGGGCTTTCTGGGCAGAAAATGCGATGGCGAACCGGGAGCTAAAAGTATCTGGTTGGGCTACTCAAGGGTGCTGGACTGTATTTATGGGATTCAGATGGCTAGTGAATTGGGGGAAGCAACTGTCTTGATGTTATGTCAAGCATGTTGTTTCCCTTGTGGGTTCCAAGGTTGA